In the Siphonobacter curvatus genome, one interval contains:
- a CDS encoding ferredoxin--NADP reductase has translation MSKYFHLTVKEVVRETEDTVTIHFWHPPHATIPYKAGQFLTLIVTVEGKKLRRAYSMSSSPTKDASIAVTVKRLPNGLVSNYLNDQVKVGDVIEVMEPMGHFVYEPQAQKTGGLSFFKSNKGRHLVFFGAGSGVTPLMSMIKTALPGEPQSKVTLFYGSRTETGIIFRDQLSQLQDQYGNRLEVVHVLSQPQSWDERTGRINQQAAIRLLDEFGVNARSAEYYICGPDGMMEEVQNALSILGVSKDQVHKESFAPSKDTHGEVVEEEDDSKLKTRSVTIIYEGAEYKVEVKPHQTILEAGLEMDIDLPYSCQAGMCTACMGRCKSGKVLMDEEDGLSPQEIDAGFVLTCVAHPLTEGVVVEIE, from the coding sequence ATGAGCAAATATTTTCATTTAACGGTAAAGGAGGTCGTTCGTGAAACGGAGGATACCGTTACGATTCACTTCTGGCACCCACCCCACGCCACTATTCCGTATAAAGCCGGTCAGTTTCTGACATTGATCGTCACCGTCGAAGGCAAAAAATTACGTCGGGCGTACTCCATGTCCAGCTCGCCTACTAAAGATGCTTCCATCGCGGTTACGGTCAAACGCCTGCCCAATGGTCTGGTCTCCAATTACCTCAACGATCAGGTAAAAGTGGGTGATGTCATCGAAGTCATGGAGCCGATGGGCCATTTTGTGTACGAGCCGCAAGCCCAGAAAACGGGTGGTTTGAGCTTTTTCAAATCCAACAAAGGTCGCCATCTGGTCTTTTTCGGAGCCGGTAGTGGCGTAACGCCGCTGATGTCGATGATCAAAACGGCCCTGCCCGGTGAGCCTCAGTCTAAAGTCACGCTTTTCTACGGCAGTCGCACGGAAACGGGGATCATCTTCCGCGATCAGCTTTCGCAGTTACAGGACCAGTACGGCAATCGACTGGAAGTAGTGCACGTACTGAGCCAGCCTCAAAGCTGGGACGAACGTACGGGTCGGATTAATCAACAGGCCGCCATCCGTTTATTGGACGAATTCGGCGTCAACGCCCGTTCGGCGGAATACTATATCTGCGGACCCGATGGAATGATGGAAGAGGTGCAGAATGCCTTATCTATTTTGGGAGTCTCTAAAGATCAGGTTCACAAGGAAAGCTTTGCTCCCTCGAAAGATACACACGGGGAAGTCGTGGAAGAGGAAGACGATAGTAAACTCAAAACCCGTAGCGTGACCATTATCTACGAAGGGGCTGAATACAAAGTGGAGGTGAAGCCTCACCAGACGATTCTGGAAGCAGGACTGGAAATGGACATTGATCTACCCTACTCCTGCCAGGCCGGGATGTGTACGGCCTGTATGGGTCGTTGCAAATCGGGCAAGGTACTCATGGACGAAGAAGATGGCCTTTCCCCGCAGGAAATCGACGCCGGTTTCGTACTCACCTGCGTAGCCCACCCGCTCACGGAAGGGGTTGTAGTGGAGATTGAATAA
- a CDS encoding T9SS type A sorting domain-containing protein → MKKILLLCFCLVSGLAWGQRTLPQAKKIRTNASSDLIFLPAKGTVCYSTGQTDSRIGPPPEFLRRRGGRTTATTAQIIVEYEGFSDSARTAFQYAVDIWSSLIVSPVPIRVRAIWTNLGGTANGSIVLGGARPYAYVAGVQGALKANTAYPIALAEKLARQNLNGDQPDIYCQFNSNSQVNWYLGTDGAANGSRGRQDLVTVVTHELGHGLGFTSSFYAENPIGVWGNDSNYGYPEAFDHFVVNANNQQLIDQTLFSNPSNELYRQLTSNNLFFNGPLATQRNGGTKPKLYAPTTYSVGSSISHLDETTYRTGTANALMTPSLARGEVNQNPGPIVMNIFTDMGWKSTSILHERLRDSEDLLGRPITFRATVVSDTTLKGNVRLSYTINDTTRANATTVNMTQSGSEYTYTLAASNTPRIIRYWITAEDNSNRVFTSPAEAPSRAFWTFRIGTDNTPPTITHVPQSTILSTADSLILDADVFDDFDFGIDTTYIEYRINGVAQASVPMPRLGYYVTNGIRSNNIYAVGVLTFPSGRIKGGDKIEYRIVARDRSKARNQGTLPATGYFTVNVAGVGTAVAEYVNDFNATTAANDFSGNGFQITTPTGFLDAAIHSDHPYVDGPASQGYEANYVYTLLKPIRLSDQDPFIRFDEICLVEPGAAGSIFGSSDFYDYVVVEGSRDGGKTWVPFDDGWDARANNEWLTAYNSQLVRANGAENSTYAGTAGLYKRREVNMLGSGYFSPGQQVLVRFRLFADQLSHGWGWSIDNLYIQRAKPVVTSVEPTLQRAMIAVSPNPSNTGEFLVEADFPSVTQSLGLSVTNLFGQSLYQKTIANPGSLRERLSLTNLPAGTYLIRFQTDAEVITRRVVIAK, encoded by the coding sequence ATGAAAAAAATTTTACTCTTATGTTTTTGCTTGGTTAGTGGACTGGCCTGGGGTCAGAGAACGTTGCCACAAGCCAAGAAAATTCGTACGAACGCTTCCTCTGACCTGATCTTTTTACCCGCGAAAGGAACCGTTTGTTATTCAACAGGGCAGACCGATAGTCGTATTGGTCCTCCACCGGAATTCCTGCGGCGACGTGGTGGACGTACCACCGCCACGACAGCCCAGATCATTGTGGAATACGAAGGTTTTTCGGATAGTGCCCGCACGGCTTTTCAATACGCCGTCGATATCTGGTCTTCCCTGATTGTCTCCCCCGTTCCCATTCGCGTGCGAGCCATCTGGACTAACCTGGGCGGTACTGCCAACGGATCCATCGTGCTAGGTGGGGCCCGTCCGTACGCGTACGTAGCGGGTGTGCAGGGAGCCTTGAAAGCCAATACTGCGTATCCGATTGCACTGGCCGAGAAACTAGCCCGTCAGAATCTCAACGGCGATCAACCCGATATTTACTGTCAATTTAATAGTAACAGTCAGGTAAACTGGTATCTGGGTACGGATGGGGCGGCCAACGGTTCACGGGGTCGTCAGGATCTGGTCACCGTCGTCACGCATGAGCTGGGTCACGGCTTAGGCTTTACGAGTTCTTTCTACGCTGAAAACCCAATCGGCGTATGGGGCAATGATTCGAATTATGGCTATCCCGAAGCGTTCGACCACTTTGTAGTGAATGCCAATAATCAGCAGCTCATCGATCAAACGCTATTTAGCAACCCTTCCAACGAGCTGTACCGACAACTGACCAGCAATAACCTGTTCTTCAACGGCCCCCTTGCCACGCAACGCAATGGCGGTACAAAACCGAAACTATACGCTCCCACTACTTACAGCGTCGGGTCCAGTATTTCGCACCTCGACGAAACGACCTACCGTACGGGGACGGCCAATGCCCTGATGACGCCCTCGCTGGCCCGGGGAGAAGTCAACCAGAATCCGGGCCCCATCGTCATGAACATCTTTACGGATATGGGTTGGAAATCTACCTCTATTCTGCACGAACGGCTTCGGGATTCAGAAGATCTACTCGGACGACCCATTACGTTCCGGGCAACGGTCGTTAGTGATACCACATTGAAAGGGAACGTACGACTTTCCTACACGATCAATGATACGACCCGGGCGAATGCCACGACTGTTAACATGACCCAGTCGGGTTCGGAGTATACCTATACGCTGGCGGCGTCGAATACGCCCCGGATCATCCGTTACTGGATTACGGCCGAGGATAACTCTAACCGCGTTTTCACTAGCCCCGCCGAAGCTCCCAGTCGGGCTTTCTGGACCTTCCGTATCGGTACCGACAATACGCCACCCACCATTACACACGTTCCGCAATCAACGATTTTATCCACGGCAGATTCGCTGATTCTGGATGCCGATGTTTTTGATGACTTTGATTTCGGTATTGATACGACTTACATTGAGTACCGGATCAATGGCGTAGCTCAGGCTTCAGTGCCCATGCCTCGCTTAGGCTATTACGTCACCAATGGGATTCGCAGCAACAACATCTACGCAGTTGGCGTACTAACGTTTCCATCGGGACGGATTAAGGGCGGCGATAAGATTGAATACCGTATTGTAGCTCGTGACCGTTCCAAAGCCCGTAACCAGGGTACACTACCCGCCACGGGGTACTTCACCGTCAACGTAGCGGGCGTAGGTACTGCGGTTGCGGAGTACGTCAATGATTTTAATGCCACGACCGCAGCGAATGATTTTTCGGGGAATGGTTTCCAGATTACTACGCCGACGGGTTTCCTCGACGCAGCTATTCATTCCGATCACCCCTACGTTGATGGCCCTGCCAGTCAGGGGTACGAAGCAAACTACGTCTACACTTTACTGAAACCCATTCGGCTTTCGGATCAGGACCCCTTTATTCGGTTCGATGAAATCTGTCTGGTCGAACCAGGAGCTGCAGGTTCCATTTTCGGTAGTTCTGACTTCTATGATTATGTGGTGGTGGAAGGCTCAAGGGACGGGGGAAAAACCTGGGTTCCTTTCGATGACGGCTGGGATGCCCGGGCCAACAACGAATGGCTGACGGCCTATAATTCGCAGCTAGTTCGGGCGAACGGAGCCGAAAACTCTACCTACGCCGGTACGGCAGGGCTGTACAAACGCCGGGAAGTAAACATGCTGGGTTCGGGTTATTTCAGTCCGGGTCAGCAGGTACTGGTCCGTTTCCGCTTATTCGCCGATCAGCTTTCGCACGGCTGGGGCTGGAGCATCGATAATTTGTATATTCAACGGGCAAAACCGGTCGTTACTTCGGTAGAGCCTACGCTGCAACGGGCCATGATAGCGGTATCTCCAAACCCTAGTAATACGGGTGAATTTTTGGTGGAAGCGGACTTTCCTTCAGTCACCCAATCTTTAGGTCTTTCAGTCACGAACCTGTTTGGCCAATCGCTTTATCAGAAAACCATCGCCAATCCAGGTTCCTTGCGGGAACGCTTGTCGCTGACAAATCTGCCCGCGGGTACGTACCTGATTCGCTTCCAGACGGACGCCGAAGTCATTACCCGACGGGTCGTGATTGCCAAATAA
- a CDS encoding dienelactone hydrolase family protein codes for MKKILLALSLLISGTLTYGQSCCEEATAACHETKDQAKGLAPDPMQLMASTKEFQAMHVEPLPFTFVSKAGGEMIKMDAPDGKAANGFFIKAKNPSNKYLLVYQEWWGLNDYVKQEAEKYYNELDGKVNVLALDMYDGNVATTREDAGKYMSQAKPERLESIMKAGINYGGPKAEFASIGWCFGGMLSLKSALLEGSQAVGCVMYYGRPEQDIDKLKTLKTDVIGFFGKKDKGIPPTVVEQFEKNMKMAGKKIEVKMYDADHAFANPSNPIYDEAATKDAFQHSSEYLKKKLL; via the coding sequence ATGAAAAAAATACTCCTTGCTCTTAGTTTGCTTATCAGCGGAACGCTGACTTACGGTCAAAGCTGCTGTGAAGAAGCTACCGCAGCCTGTCACGAAACGAAGGATCAGGCCAAAGGTCTGGCTCCCGATCCCATGCAGTTGATGGCCTCTACCAAAGAGTTTCAAGCCATGCACGTAGAACCCCTGCCTTTCACCTTCGTTAGTAAGGCCGGTGGCGAAATGATCAAGATGGATGCTCCCGACGGAAAAGCGGCAAACGGCTTTTTCATCAAGGCTAAAAACCCCTCGAACAAATACTTGCTGGTCTATCAGGAATGGTGGGGCCTGAACGATTACGTAAAGCAGGAAGCTGAAAAGTACTACAATGAGCTCGACGGCAAGGTAAACGTACTGGCTCTGGATATGTACGACGGCAATGTAGCTACCACCCGCGAAGACGCCGGAAAATACATGAGTCAGGCGAAACCCGAGCGTTTGGAATCGATCATGAAAGCGGGCATTAACTACGGTGGACCCAAAGCTGAATTTGCGTCGATTGGCTGGTGCTTTGGTGGCATGCTTTCCCTGAAGTCCGCCCTGCTGGAAGGTTCGCAGGCGGTGGGTTGCGTGATGTACTACGGCCGTCCGGAACAGGATATTGATAAACTGAAAACGCTAAAAACGGACGTGATTGGTTTCTTTGGCAAGAAAGACAAAGGCATTCCTCCGACCGTAGTGGAACAGTTTGAGAAAAACATGAAAATGGCCGGTAAAAAAATTGAGGTAAAGATGTACGATGCCGACCACGCCTTCGCCAATCCCAGTAACCCAATCTACGACGAAGCCGCTACGAAAGATGCCTTTCAGCATTCGTCGGAATATCTGAAGAAGAAACTGCTGTAA
- a CDS encoding OmpW family outer membrane protein produces the protein MRIFSAFITIFLFAFSIQNSQAQIQIGAHGAYAISTPKVEGDKNTWGGGLQARYFITPQFAAGVGVNLLSQKVDFAGVDVKTSILPITAMAEYFFTEEGIRPYAGVKTGIYVQSVSALGSKESESVFGVAPKIGLQVPIVDNLALFAEGEYNFMFNKKEYVDQGADKTERYIQLNLGVVYTLNFK, from the coding sequence ATGAGAATCTTTTCTGCTTTTATTACTATTTTTCTATTTGCCTTCAGCATACAAAACTCACAAGCTCAGATTCAAATTGGTGCCCATGGAGCATATGCTATTTCTACACCCAAGGTAGAAGGTGATAAAAATACATGGGGTGGTGGTCTTCAAGCACGTTACTTTATTACACCTCAATTTGCCGCAGGAGTAGGCGTAAATCTTCTGAGTCAAAAAGTAGATTTTGCAGGTGTAGATGTAAAAACTTCTATTTTACCTATTACAGCAATGGCTGAATACTTTTTTACCGAAGAAGGAATTCGTCCCTATGCAGGCGTTAAAACGGGTATATATGTACAGAGTGTTTCTGCTCTTGGCAGTAAAGAATCTGAATCAGTTTTTGGAGTTGCTCCTAAGATTGGTTTACAAGTACCTATTGTAGATAACCTTGCTTTATTTGCTGAAGGAGAATACAATTTTATGTTTAACAAAAAGGAGTACGTAGATCAAGGTGCGGATAAAACGGAAAGATATATTCAACTTAATTTAGGAGTTGTATATACGTTAAATTTCAAATAA
- a CDS encoding outer membrane beta-barrel protein, translating into MRHFLLSACLLVLAFCTHAQTRVVVKGRMVDTTNAALPFTTVMLLTPKDSALVSYARADEKGAFEFKNVRRGTYLLKTSYTGYLPFQKEFTPGEAAVTDLGELTMKPISKELFEVVVKTAKAPLNIRGDTIEYNASSFKVPPGSTVEDLLRRLPGFQIEQDGSIRAQGQEVKRVTVDGKNFFGGDPKTATKNLGAETIDKIQVYNSKSEQSKATGIDDGKKEKTVNLALKEEYKRGGFGKIKAGVGTDERIDVRGNYNKFDDKQQFAVVGFGNNINQSGMSWDDRQDFYGSSAYRWDETDFGFGGGLTGNDGGNDGIIIQGGNVIIMNGGGGDRGFNNSYAGGLNYNYETKKKKFSSNYYYNQRRNWIDQISKRQSILADNEFETNTTSNEYTKNDNHRVQLRYEDNLDSLNTLILIANGTINNQTYTQGKQEENLRSGGRLTSQTTQDNRNTSQTINFSGSALYRHKFKQKGRSFAASATFNLNNGDADGQQKSDNEFFVPAETGALPPRQLNLLTDNTSRQNQIRTSLFYAQPVTKRIAWESFYNFGVRQDKVDRNVYDLEEGNRRNDTLSRYYTNQIMHNRLGTGFRYNYKGLNIGAGLAGIHMNISGRFATDQNASQFMNVDRSYTVVVPGVNMNIDLKNNRYLYMDYSGSVQQPSVRDLQPIIDYSNPLYITQGNPDLKPTVSHNAYAGFQYFNPSSFTRFFGNINYSYNVNQVVYSQTIDSLLITRTQPINLTGGQNYGTYLNFGFPLKKNKANIGVNSNINFGRSYTLINDVQNRTNNNRYNWGLNLELTPSENFTFYGNANWSYSLVKYSINTGQNQNIWNSSYSGQMNVKGPWELYFNATFNYNIYKNDRFGLDQNIPILNMAVYKLLGKNKKSEVRLSAYDVFRRNLGINQGASGNFFTQTQVQTITRYFMLSYTYNMRGIKANLRRNGGF; encoded by the coding sequence ATGCGTCACTTTCTATTGAGTGCCTGTCTGCTCGTATTGGCTTTTTGTACCCATGCCCAAACGCGGGTGGTGGTGAAAGGTCGTATGGTTGATACGACCAACGCTGCTTTACCCTTTACAACGGTTATGTTACTGACGCCCAAGGATTCGGCTCTGGTGAGCTACGCCCGGGCAGATGAAAAAGGAGCATTCGAATTCAAGAATGTGAGGCGGGGAACGTACTTGCTCAAGACTTCTTACACCGGTTATTTACCTTTTCAGAAAGAGTTTACACCCGGCGAAGCAGCCGTTACGGATTTGGGTGAGCTAACCATGAAGCCCATTTCCAAAGAACTCTTTGAAGTAGTCGTGAAAACGGCAAAGGCTCCTTTGAACATTCGTGGCGATACCATCGAATACAACGCCAGCTCCTTTAAAGTACCACCCGGATCTACGGTGGAGGACCTGCTTCGGCGATTACCCGGTTTCCAGATTGAACAGGATGGAAGTATCCGGGCTCAGGGACAGGAGGTGAAACGCGTAACCGTCGATGGGAAGAACTTTTTTGGTGGCGACCCTAAAACCGCCACCAAGAACCTGGGAGCCGAGACTATTGATAAAATCCAGGTATACAATAGTAAATCTGAGCAGTCGAAAGCGACGGGTATTGACGACGGTAAGAAAGAGAAAACCGTCAACCTGGCTTTAAAAGAAGAGTATAAAAGAGGAGGGTTTGGAAAGATCAAAGCAGGAGTGGGTACGGACGAACGCATAGATGTTCGGGGGAACTACAACAAATTCGACGATAAGCAGCAGTTTGCTGTCGTTGGGTTCGGCAACAATATCAACCAGTCGGGTATGAGCTGGGATGACCGTCAGGATTTCTACGGTAGTTCAGCCTACCGTTGGGATGAAACGGATTTTGGCTTCGGAGGAGGTTTGACGGGCAATGACGGCGGCAACGATGGGATCATAATTCAGGGCGGCAACGTCATCATTATGAATGGTGGGGGCGGCGACCGGGGTTTCAACAATTCATACGCCGGGGGGCTGAACTACAATTACGAAACCAAGAAGAAGAAATTCAGCTCCAACTACTATTATAACCAGCGTCGGAACTGGATCGATCAGATTTCCAAACGGCAGAGCATTCTGGCGGATAATGAATTCGAGACCAATACGACGTCTAATGAATACACGAAAAACGACAACCACCGCGTGCAATTACGGTACGAGGATAATCTCGATTCGCTCAATACGCTGATTCTGATTGCGAACGGTACCATCAATAACCAGACGTATACCCAGGGTAAACAGGAAGAAAACCTGCGGTCAGGGGGGCGTTTGACGAGTCAGACCACGCAGGATAACCGCAATACCAGCCAGACGATCAATTTCTCCGGTTCGGCCCTGTACCGGCATAAATTCAAGCAAAAAGGCAGAAGTTTTGCCGCCAGTGCTACCTTCAATCTGAACAATGGCGATGCGGACGGACAGCAAAAATCGGACAACGAATTCTTCGTGCCTGCTGAAACAGGGGCTTTGCCGCCCCGCCAGCTCAACCTGCTAACGGACAATACCAGCCGTCAGAATCAGATCAGGACCAGCTTGTTCTACGCACAGCCCGTGACCAAACGCATTGCCTGGGAAAGCTTTTACAACTTCGGAGTACGGCAGGATAAGGTAGATCGCAATGTGTACGACCTAGAGGAAGGTAATCGGCGAAACGATACGCTGAGCCGCTATTATACCAACCAGATCATGCACAATCGACTCGGTACCGGTTTTCGCTACAACTACAAAGGCCTCAACATCGGAGCTGGACTGGCGGGTATTCACATGAACATCTCGGGACGATTTGCAACGGATCAGAACGCGAGTCAGTTCATGAATGTCGATCGATCCTACACGGTAGTTGTACCCGGCGTTAATATGAACATCGATCTGAAAAACAACCGCTACCTGTATATGGATTACTCCGGTAGCGTGCAGCAGCCTTCGGTTCGTGATCTGCAACCCATCATTGATTATTCCAACCCGCTCTACATTACGCAGGGAAATCCGGACCTGAAACCTACGGTCAGTCATAACGCGTACGCCGGTTTTCAGTACTTCAATCCTTCGTCCTTTACGCGATTCTTCGGAAACATCAATTACTCGTACAACGTCAATCAGGTCGTCTATAGCCAAACCATCGACTCTTTACTGATTACGCGGACGCAGCCTATTAACCTGACGGGTGGACAGAATTACGGGACGTATTTAAACTTTGGTTTTCCACTGAAGAAAAACAAGGCTAACATTGGGGTGAATTCTAATATCAACTTTGGTCGCAGCTATACGCTTATTAACGACGTTCAGAACCGTACCAATAATAACCGCTACAACTGGGGATTGAACCTGGAGCTGACCCCGAGCGAAAACTTCACGTTCTACGGAAATGCAAACTGGTCATATAGCTTGGTGAAATACTCGATCAACACGGGACAAAATCAAAATATCTGGAATTCCAGCTATAGCGGGCAGATGAACGTGAAAGGCCCCTGGGAGCTGTACTTCAATGCGACTTTCAATTACAACATTTACAAAAACGACCGCTTCGGACTCGATCAAAATATCCCGATTCTGAACATGGCCGTGTATAAGTTGTTGGGTAAAAACAAAAAATCAGAGGTTCGCCTGTCGGCCTACGATGTCTTCCGCCGCAACCTCGGAATCAATCAGGGAGCCTCGGGTAACTTCTTTACGCAGACGCAGGTACAAACCATTACCCGGTATTTTATGCTCAGTTATACGTACAACATGCGGGGCATCAAAGCCAATCTGCGTCGGAATGGTGGGTTCTAA
- a CDS encoding RecQ family ATP-dependent DNA helicase: MTIDELLKQVWGYDVFRPMQREIIESVLAGHDVLALLPTGGGKSVCFQVPALAQPGLCLVISPLIALMKDQVENLRKRGIHAEAVYSGMSYRQIDHTLDACIYGDVKFLYVSPERLRTELFRVRAKQMKINLIAVDEAHCVSAWGYDFRPPYLQIAEFRELFPKLPLLALTATATREVKADIVQKLAMRNERIFQQSFARPNLSYSIITTEDKEVRLQKILTNVPGTSVVYARSRRRTQAIANELSRRGIPATFYHAGLSASDRAMRQEAWLKGRIRVMVATNAFGMGIDKPDVRTVIHLDLPDTLEAYFQEAGRGGRDGEKAYAVALVAPGDGKELVKQVEQQYPELDFVRRVYQCLANYFRLAIGAGEGSSYDFDLNDFQSTFGLATTETYYALKILESEGFIQMSESYHNPSKLHFTVNSRELYEFQVRNERFDGFTKLLLRLYGGALFTEYLIISESAIAKAFLVSEAEVRTLLYRLEELNVIEYDPQKTKPQLTFITARYDAAGLPLSVRAIAARRDRDLSKVQAMIAYVGNTTRCRTQLLLEYFDESTDYECGICDTCVARKKARQTAGSMTQEKQRIVDALASGPITIQQLVARLAPKNENAFLLLVRELVSEEVMAYDALGNLYLR; this comes from the coding sequence ATGACGATTGACGAACTATTAAAGCAAGTATGGGGATACGATGTCTTCCGACCCATGCAACGGGAAATTATTGAATCAGTGCTGGCTGGGCATGATGTACTGGCCCTGTTGCCCACGGGAGGAGGAAAATCCGTCTGCTTTCAGGTGCCGGCCCTGGCTCAGCCGGGCTTGTGCCTTGTCATTTCGCCTTTGATTGCTTTAATGAAGGATCAGGTGGAAAACCTGCGAAAACGCGGTATACACGCCGAAGCCGTGTACTCGGGCATGAGCTACCGACAAATTGATCATACGCTGGATGCCTGTATTTACGGTGATGTGAAATTTCTGTACGTATCACCCGAGCGTTTACGAACCGAGCTGTTTCGGGTACGGGCCAAGCAAATGAAAATCAACCTGATTGCAGTGGATGAAGCCCACTGCGTGTCGGCCTGGGGTTACGATTTTCGACCACCGTACCTGCAAATCGCTGAGTTCCGGGAGCTTTTCCCCAAGCTGCCTTTGCTGGCTCTGACGGCTACGGCTACACGAGAAGTCAAAGCCGACATCGTGCAAAAACTGGCCATGCGGAACGAGCGGATTTTTCAGCAAAGCTTTGCCCGGCCTAATCTTTCCTATTCGATTATTACGACGGAAGATAAGGAAGTACGCTTACAGAAAATCCTTACCAATGTCCCCGGTACCTCCGTGGTGTACGCCCGGAGCCGCCGCCGTACGCAGGCCATTGCCAACGAACTCAGCCGCCGGGGTATTCCGGCGACGTTTTATCACGCGGGCTTAAGTGCCTCGGACCGAGCCATGCGGCAGGAAGCCTGGCTTAAGGGGCGTATACGGGTGATGGTGGCGACGAATGCCTTTGGGATGGGGATCGATAAACCCGACGTGCGGACGGTCATTCACCTGGATTTGCCGGATACCCTCGAAGCCTATTTTCAGGAGGCCGGACGCGGCGGTCGGGATGGGGAAAAAGCCTACGCCGTAGCTCTGGTAGCTCCGGGGGATGGAAAAGAGTTGGTTAAACAGGTAGAGCAGCAGTATCCCGAACTGGATTTTGTCCGCCGGGTTTACCAATGTCTGGCGAATTATTTCCGGCTGGCCATTGGAGCGGGTGAGGGGAGTAGTTACGATTTTGATCTGAATGACTTTCAATCGACGTTTGGACTGGCTACGACTGAGACCTACTACGCCCTAAAAATTCTGGAAAGTGAAGGGTTCATTCAGATGAGTGAATCGTATCACAATCCGTCCAAACTGCATTTTACGGTCAACAGCCGCGAATTATACGAATTTCAGGTACGCAACGAACGCTTTGATGGCTTTACGAAACTGCTGTTACGGCTGTACGGAGGGGCCTTATTTACAGAATACCTGATTATTTCAGAATCGGCCATTGCTAAAGCTTTTCTGGTATCCGAAGCCGAGGTACGGACGCTGTTGTACCGGCTGGAAGAACTAAATGTGATCGAATACGATCCGCAAAAAACCAAACCGCAACTAACCTTCATTACGGCCCGTTACGATGCCGCTGGCCTACCGCTTTCGGTACGGGCCATTGCGGCCCGCCGGGACCGCGACTTGAGCAAAGTACAGGCCATGATTGCGTACGTGGGCAATACGACCCGTTGCCGAACGCAGCTATTACTCGAATATTTTGACGAGTCTACCGATTACGAGTGCGGGATTTGTGATACCTGCGTGGCTCGAAAAAAAGCCCGTCAAACGGCGGGCTCGATGACGCAGGAAAAGCAACGAATCGTAGATGCATTAGCGAGTGGACCCATTACCATTCAGCAATTAGTGGCTCGTTTAGCTCCGAAGAATGAAAACGCTTTTCTATTGCTCGTTCGGGAGTTAGTGAGTGAAGAAGTAATGGCGTATGATGCGTTGGGGAATTTGTATTTACGATAG
- a CDS encoding GLPGLI family protein has protein sequence MKKKVIQTLILLVTVLPLVQAQDMEGIVNYERKTYWTKLIAKLPFLSQEEKDRAKMMWGNDDEEKTKLKLVFTPAQSVYTYEGEQGETDDGRWSWRQDDYLVQRDFDKETITEWHEMGGKTYVIQDSLKIPKWKILNQLKDVAGHVCMKAEMEDPANQQKIVAWFADDLPVSAGPERLFGLPGVILELDYNDGVTVVTATKIDLKKVEPKQLALPKMKGKKINLAERDRIIKEHIKDSIKAQRNPYWGIKPWN, from the coding sequence ATGAAAAAGAAAGTCATACAAACCCTGATCCTACTCGTAACGGTACTTCCCCTGGTACAGGCTCAGGACATGGAAGGAATAGTGAATTACGAACGGAAAACGTACTGGACCAAGCTCATCGCCAAACTGCCTTTTTTGAGTCAGGAAGAAAAGGATCGGGCAAAGATGATGTGGGGGAACGACGACGAAGAGAAAACGAAACTAAAACTGGTCTTTACACCCGCTCAGAGTGTGTATACCTACGAAGGCGAACAGGGCGAAACCGATGATGGTCGCTGGTCGTGGCGGCAGGACGACTACCTGGTCCAACGGGATTTTGACAAGGAGACTATTACGGAATGGCATGAAATGGGTGGCAAAACCTATGTGATTCAGGATTCACTCAAAATTCCCAAATGGAAAATACTCAATCAGCTGAAAGACGTTGCGGGCCACGTATGCATGAAAGCAGAGATGGAAGATCCCGCTAACCAGCAGAAAATCGTAGCCTGGTTTGCCGATGATTTGCCGGTATCAGCGGGCCCTGAACGTTTGTTTGGACTGCCGGGAGTCATTCTGGAACTAGATTATAATGATGGAGTCACGGTGGTAACGGCTACAAAAATTGACCTGAAGAAAGTAGAGCCGAAGCAACTAGCGTTACCGAAAATGAAAGGAAAGAAGATCAATCTGGCCGAACGTGATCGGATTATCAAAGAGCACATTAAAGATAGTATCAAGGCTCAACGCAATCCGTATTGGGGAATTAAGCCTTGGAATTAG